In one window of Candidatus Thermoplasmatota archaeon DNA:
- the dnaK gene encoding molecular chaperone DnaK gives MSKVIGIDLGTTYSAVAVIEGGHAEIIPNAEGARTTPSVVAFTKEGELVVGEVAKRQAVANPENTVASVKRFMGRTFDETRDEAARVSYKATRGDAGKVAIQIPAKGRAFSPEEISAFVLQKLKRDAEAYLGQTVEKAVITVPAYFNDSQRQATKDAGRIAGLEVLRIVNEPTASALAYGLDKKKGETVLVFDLGGGTFDVSVLEFGEGVFEVKATAGDNHLGGDDFDDRIVRHLAADFEAKNGIDLLQDRSARERLREAAEKAKKELSTVQKTNINLPYIVIGKDGQPRHVDVDLTRAKFEDLVRDLLERCRGPTEQALRDAGLKGTDLSEVILVGGSTRIPAVQELVKRVTGKEPNKSVNPDEAVALGAAIQAGVLTGEVMDLLLLDVTPLTLGIETLGGVTTALIERNTTIPAKRSKVFSTAADMQTTVEIHVLQGERPLAKDNKSLGRFRLDGIPPAPRGIPQIEVSFDIDANGILNVSAKELGTGKAQQITITGSTRLDEKEVERMRADAERFAAEDKARAEEIEVRNEADSMAYLAERTLAEAGDKADAAAKGKVQGALDALKAALAGGNVSEIRDRSKELAEAIQAVGAALYQQAAAAAAAANAPPPGAAGPDAHAETTTRTAKGEGPDAIDVDYDVEKK, from the coding sequence TTGAGCAAGGTCATCGGCATCGACCTCGGGACCACGTACTCGGCCGTCGCCGTCATCGAGGGCGGCCACGCGGAGATCATCCCCAACGCGGAAGGCGCCCGCACGACCCCGTCCGTCGTCGCGTTCACCAAGGAAGGCGAGCTCGTCGTCGGCGAGGTCGCGAAGCGCCAGGCGGTCGCGAACCCGGAGAACACGGTCGCGTCCGTCAAGCGCTTCATGGGCCGCACGTTCGACGAGACCCGCGACGAGGCCGCCCGCGTCTCCTACAAGGCGACGCGCGGCGACGCCGGCAAGGTCGCGATCCAGATCCCCGCGAAGGGCCGCGCGTTCAGCCCCGAGGAGATCAGCGCGTTCGTGCTCCAGAAGCTCAAGCGCGACGCCGAGGCGTACCTCGGCCAGACGGTCGAGAAGGCCGTCATCACGGTCCCCGCCTACTTCAACGACTCGCAGCGCCAGGCGACGAAGGACGCGGGCCGCATCGCGGGCCTCGAGGTCCTCCGCATCGTGAACGAGCCCACCGCGAGCGCGCTCGCCTACGGGCTCGACAAGAAGAAAGGCGAGACGGTGCTCGTCTTCGACCTCGGCGGCGGCACGTTCGACGTGTCGGTGCTCGAGTTCGGCGAAGGCGTCTTCGAGGTCAAGGCGACGGCGGGCGACAACCACCTCGGCGGCGACGACTTCGACGACCGCATCGTGCGCCACCTCGCCGCGGACTTTGAGGCGAAGAACGGCATCGACCTCCTCCAGGACCGCTCCGCCCGCGAGCGCCTGCGCGAAGCCGCCGAGAAGGCGAAGAAGGAGCTCTCGACGGTCCAGAAGACGAACATCAACCTTCCCTACATCGTGATCGGCAAGGACGGGCAGCCCCGCCACGTCGACGTCGATCTCACCCGCGCCAAGTTCGAGGACCTCGTCCGCGATCTCCTCGAGCGCTGCCGCGGACCCACCGAGCAGGCGCTGCGCGACGCGGGCCTCAAGGGCACGGACCTCAGCGAGGTCATCCTCGTCGGCGGATCCACCCGCATTCCCGCGGTCCAGGAGCTCGTGAAGCGCGTCACGGGCAAGGAGCCGAACAAGTCGGTGAACCCCGACGAGGCCGTCGCCCTCGGCGCCGCCATCCAGGCCGGGGTCCTCACGGGCGAGGTCATGGACCTCCTGCTCCTCGACGTCACGCCCCTGACCCTCGGGATCGAGACGCTCGGCGGGGTCACGACGGCGCTCATCGAGCGCAATACCACGATTCCCGCCAAGCGGAGCAAGGTCTTCTCGACCGCGGCCGACATGCAGACCACGGTCGAGATCCACGTCCTCCAGGGCGAGCGGCCGCTCGCGAAGGACAACAAGTCCCTCGGCCGCTTCCGGCTCGACGGCATCCCGCCCGCGCCGCGCGGCATCCCTCAGATCGAGGTCAGCTTCGACATCGACGCGAACGGCATCCTCAACGTGAGCGCGAAGGAGCTCGGCACGGGCAAGGCGCAGCAGATCACGATCACGGGCTCGACGCGCCTCGACGAGAAGGAAGTCGAGCGCATGCGCGCCGACGCCGAGCGCTTCGCGGCCGAGGACAAGGCGCGCGCCGAGGAGATCGAGGTCAGGAACGAAGCCGACTCGATGGCGTACCTCGCGGAGCGCACGCTCGCCGAGGCCGGCGACAAGGCCGACGCCGCCGCGAAGGGCAAGGTGCAGGGCGCGCTCGACGCGCTCAAGGCGGCCCTTGCGGGCGGGAACGTTTCGGAGATCCGCGACCGCTCCAAGGAGCTCGCCGAGGCGATCCAGGCGGTCGGCGCGGCGCTTTACCAGCAGGCCGCCGCGGCCGCGGCCGCCGCGAACGCGCCCCCGCCGGGCGCCGCGGGGCCCGACGCGCACGCCGAGACCACGACGCGCACCGCGAAGGGCGAGGGCCCCGACGCGATCGACGTCGACTACGACGTGGAGAAGAAGTAA
- a CDS encoding nucleotide exchange factor GrpE has protein sequence MTDTTEAAGDPAAPAAGPDEARARFETDLAAARAEVEKARAEAAEHLDRLRRLQADFDNFRRRARKDVDEAREKGREAMLLPFLAILDNVDRALEQSGSEEALYEGVRLIFRDMRALLEKEGIERIDTEGHPFDANVHEAVMREETDAYAPGVVIKELERGYRLRGRVLRPAKVKVAAARPAPDETADEPAGEP, from the coding sequence ATGACGGACACGACGGAAGCCGCGGGCGACCCCGCCGCCCCGGCCGCGGGCCCGGACGAGGCCCGCGCCCGCTTCGAAACGGACCTCGCGGCGGCGCGCGCCGAGGTCGAGAAGGCCCGCGCCGAGGCCGCCGAGCACCTGGACCGGCTGCGCCGCCTCCAGGCCGACTTCGACAACTTCCGCCGCCGCGCGCGGAAGGACGTCGACGAAGCGCGCGAGAAGGGCCGCGAGGCGATGCTCCTCCCGTTCCTCGCCATCCTCGACAACGTGGACCGGGCCCTCGAGCAGTCCGGGTCCGAGGAGGCGCTCTACGAGGGCGTGCGCCTCATCTTCCGCGACATGCGCGCGCTCCTCGAGAAGGAGGGCATCGAGCGCATCGACACCGAAGGGCATCCCTTCGACGCGAACGTGCACGAGGCCGTCATGCGCGAGGAGACGGACGCCTATGCCCCCGGCGTGGTCATCAAGGAGCTCGAGCGCGGATACCGCCTGCGCGGCCGCGTCCTGCGTCCCGCGAAGGTGAAGGTCGCCGCGGCGCGGCCCGCGCCCGACGAAACGGCCGACGAGCCCGCGGGCGAGCCGTGA
- a CDS encoding metallophosphoesterase family protein: MRLALLAGVHANLPAFEAVLAALRRETLDETFDLGNLVGFGPHPTECAGLSGKRRLEGLLGSFEAAAFGEARVPRDAFPLAADRAAFEAVVERLRATLPAADQRRLGARPPTRRLVADGRRVVLAHGSSASPFERVPLDSDDTLLARHLDAARADVLVLGHAPRVATRRVGERLVVWCGSVGRARDPRGRRVAEAAWCILDTAGPSVEPRATAFDLASVERDTLKSATPDSSL, from the coding sequence GTGCGCCTCGCGCTCCTCGCCGGCGTCCACGCGAACCTGCCCGCCTTCGAGGCCGTCCTCGCCGCCCTCCGGCGCGAGACGCTGGACGAGACCTTCGACCTCGGGAACCTCGTGGGGTTCGGGCCGCACCCCACCGAATGCGCCGGACTCTCCGGGAAACGCCGTCTCGAAGGGCTCCTCGGATCCTTCGAGGCCGCGGCCTTCGGCGAGGCCCGCGTGCCGCGCGACGCCTTCCCGCTCGCGGCCGACCGCGCGGCGTTCGAGGCCGTCGTCGAGCGCCTCCGCGCGACGCTTCCCGCCGCGGACCAGCGCCGACTCGGGGCGCGGCCGCCCACGCGCCGTCTCGTCGCGGACGGCCGCCGCGTCGTCCTCGCGCACGGTTCCTCGGCCTCGCCGTTCGAGCGCGTCCCGCTCGACTCGGACGACACGCTCCTTGCCCGCCATCTCGACGCGGCGCGCGCCGACGTGCTCGTCCTCGGCCACGCGCCGCGCGTCGCGACGCGCCGCGTGGGCGAGCGTCTCGTCGTCTGGTGCGGGTCCGTCGGGCGGGCGCGCGATCCGCGGGGCCGACGCGTCGCGGAAGCGGCGTGGTGCATCCTCGACACGGCCGGGCCCTCGGTGGAACCCCGCGCGACGGCCTTCGACCTCGCTTCGGTCGAACGCGACACGCTTAAGAGCGCGACCCCGGATTCCTCGCTGTAG